In the genome of Fibrobacter succinogenes, one region contains:
- a CDS encoding ORF6N domain-containing protein, producing MIQVIRGKQVLLDHDLATLYGVETKRINEQVKRNTERFPEKFCFQLNTEEISHKPPLRGVACFAPRRGCYCQRLNDAGFLFVQA from the coding sequence ATGATTCAAGTAATTCGCGGAAAACAGGTGTTACTAGACCACGATTTGGCAACGCTTTATGGAGTGGAAACAAAACGTATCAACGAACAAGTAAAACGAAACACCGAACGATTTCCCGAAAAGTTTTGTTTTCAATTAAATACTGAGGAAATCAGTCACAAGCCACCCCTAAGAGGGGTGGCTTGCTTTGCCCCTAGAAGGGGCTGTTACTGCCAGCGCCTTAATGACGCTGGCTTTCTCTTCGTTCAAGC